The Methanothermobacter sp. CaT2 DNA window CTTCATAACGGCGGCCCTGGAATCAGGGATAGACCACATAGTGGACACCGCCGATTCCGGGAGGATAAAGAAGCTCGGTAACCTGACCCTCATCTCCCCTGATGAGGACGCGGATATAGTACTTGTAGGTAGGGATGGTGAGGGTGACGGGACCCTTGAACTCCCGGAGACCCTTGAGTACTCAAGGGACATTGAAATGGCATCAGAACTCAGTGAAAGTGGAAGACAGGTTGCAGCCTACGTGGAGATAAGGAGCAAGGCCCATGAGGAGCTTGCCAGGAGGCTCGGGCGCGTCGTTGACTACCTCATACTGGTGGGTGAGGACTGGAAGATCATCCCCCTGGAGAACATAATCGCAGACCTGCAGGAAGAGGATGTTAAACTCATCGCCGCGGTGGCTGACGTGGACGAGGCCCGGGTTGCCCTTGAAACCCTTGAACACGGAACCGACGGTGTCCTCATAGAACCGGCAGACATATCCCAGATAAAGGACATTGCAGCCCTCCTTGAGAATATTGAAAGCGAGACCTACGAACTTAAACCCGCCACCATAACCCGCATCGAGCCCATCGGATCAGGTGACAGGGTCTGCGTGGACACATGCTCCATAATGGGGATAGGCGAGGGCATGCTTGTGGGTAGCTACTCACAGGGACTGTTCCTGGTGCACAGTGAATCCCTTGAAAGTGAGTATGTGGCATCAAGGCCCTTCCGTGTCAATGCGGGTCCTGTACAGGCCTACGTCATGGTGCCCGGTGGCAGGACCAGGTACCTCTCGGAACTTGAAACCGGCGACGAGGTCATCATAGTGGACAGGGATGGCAGATCACGCTCCGCGATTGTGGGGAGGGTGAAGATCGAAAAGAGGCCCCTGATGCTCGTTGAGGCAGAGTATGAAGGCATGAAGGTCAGGACACTCCTCCAGAACGCCGAGACAATAAGGCTCGTGAATGATAAGGGTGAACCGGTATCTGTAAGTGAACTGGGTGAGGGTGACAGGGTCCTGGTCTACTTCGACGAATCCGCCAGGCACTTCGGGATGGCCATAAAGGAGACCATAATCGAGAAATGATGGTGTGTGAAGGAAGCCATGCCCCGCTACAGAAAGGGATAAAATGTACCATGTGAAGTTGATAGGGCCCTCCGAGAAGGATGAAGTACTCGCTGAACTCTCAGATCTGAGGTTATTTGAGAGGAAGGCCAACCTGCACGGTGCCTGTGTCAAGCTACTGACCGATAACATCTCATTCAAGGAGGAATGGGAGGCTAACTTCAAATTCATGAGCGACGATGTGAGGCCCCATGCAAAGGTATTCGCAATCTCAGATGGCGGGGACCTTGAGGTGCTCTACGAGCCGGTATCAAAAACCGTGATAATCAGGAACTGCGACTACTATGGCTGGGTTAAGAGCATAGCCCTTGCAGCGGTCTCAGACTTCTTCGAGGAGTATCACTCAGAGCATCGCCGCTACTCTGTCCACGGTTCAGCCCTTGACAGGAAGGGGGATGGTCTGGCCATCATCGGCCCACCCGGGACAGGGAAGACGACCCTCACCTACGGCCTCCTCCTTG harbors:
- a CDS encoding 3-dehydroquinate synthase II, whose product is MKFAWLLAPDTYWDEKKTFITAALESGIDHIVDTADSGRIKKLGNLTLISPDEDADIVLVGRDGEGDGTLELPETLEYSRDIEMASELSESGRQVAAYVEIRSKAHEELARRLGRVVDYLILVGEDWKIIPLENIIADLQEEDVKLIAAVADVDEARVALETLEHGTDGVLIEPADISQIKDIAALLENIESETYELKPATITRIEPIGSGDRVCVDTCSIMGIGEGMLVGSYSQGLFLVHSESLESEYVASRPFRVNAGPVQAYVMVPGGRTRYLSELETGDEVIIVDRDGRSRSAIVGRVKIEKRPLMLVEAEYEGMKVRTLLQNAETIRLVNDKGEPVSVSELGEGDRVLVYFDESARHFGMAIKETIIEK